Proteins from a genomic interval of Equus quagga isolate Etosha38 chromosome 13, UCLA_HA_Equagga_1.0, whole genome shotgun sequence:
- the SLC12A4 gene encoding solute carrier family 12 member 4 isoform X1: MPHFTVVPVDGPRRGDYDNLEGLSWVDYGERAEREDSDGHGNHKENSPFLCPVEASRGSDYYDRNLALFEEELDIRPKVSSLLGKLVSYTNLTQGAKEHEEAESGEGTRRRVAKAPSMGTLMGVYLPCLQNIFGVILFLRLTWMVGTAGVLQALLIVLICCCCTLLTAISMSAIATNGVVPAGGSYFMISRSLGPEFGGAVGLCFYLGTTFAAAMYILGAIEILLTYIAPPAAIFYPTGTHDTSSATLNNMRVYGTIFLTFMTLVVFVGVKYVNKFASLFLACVIISILSIYAGGIKSIFDPPVFPVCMLGNRTLSRDQFDVCAKTAMVDNETVATQLWTLFCHSPNLTTDSCDPYFLLNNVTEIPGIPGAAAGVLQENLWSAYLEKGEVVEKHGLPSTDALGLKESLSLYVMADIATSFTVLVGIFFPSVTGIMAGSNRSGDLRDAQKSIPVGTILAIVTTSLVYFSSVVLFGACIEGVVLRDKYGDGVSRNLVVGTLAWPSPWVIVIGSFFSTCGAGLQSLTGAPRLLQAIAKDNIIPFLRVFGHGKANGEPTWALLLTALIAELGILIASLDMVAPILSMFFLMCYLFVNLACAVQTLLRTPNWRPRFKYYHWALSFLGMSLCLALMFVSSWYYALVAMLIAGMIYKYIEYQGAEKEWGDGIRGLSLSAARYALLRLEEGPPHTKNWRPQLLVLLKLDEDLHVKYPRLLTFASQLKAGKGLTIVGSVIQGSFLESYGEAQAAEQTIKNMMEIEKVKGFCQVVVASKVREGLAHLIQSCGLGGMRHNSVVLGWPYGWRQSEDPRAWKTFIDTVRCTTAAHLALLVPKNIAFYPSNHERYLEGHIDVWWIVHDGGMLMLLPFLLRQHKVWRKCRMRIFTVAQMDDNSIQMKKDLAVFLYHLRLEAEVEVVEMHNSDISAYTYERTLMMEQRSQMLRQMRLTKTEREREAQLVKDRHSALRLESLYSDEEDESAAGADKIQMTWTRDKYMAAEPWNPSHAPDNFRELVHIKPDQSNVRRMHTAVKLNEVIVTRSHDARLVLLNMPGPPKNSEGDENYMEFLEVLTEGLERVLLVRGGGREVITIYS; this comes from the exons ATGCCTCACTTCACCGTGGTGCCGGTGGACGGGCCGCGGCGCGGCGACTATGACAACCTCGAGGGGCTCAGTTGGGTGGACTACGGAGAGCGCGCCGAGCGGGAGGACTCGGACG gaCATGGCAACCACAAAGAGAACAgtcctttcctttgtcctgtgGAGGCTTCCAGAGGAAGTGACTACTATGACAGGAACCTGGCACTATTTGAG GAAGAGCTGGACATCCGCCCAAAGGTATCATCTCTTCTGGGCAAGCTCGTCAGCTACACCAACCTCACACAGGGTGCCAAGGAGCATGAGGAGGCTGAAAGTGGGGAGGGCACCCGCCGAAGAGTAGCCAAG GCGCCCAGCATGGGCACCCTCATGGGAGTGTACCTGCCCTGCCTGCAGAATATCTTCGGGGTTATCCTCTTCCTGCGGCTGACCTGGATGGTGGGCACGGCTGGTGTGCTGCAGGCCCTCCTCATTGTGCTCATCTGCTGCTGCTGT ACCCTGCTGACGGCCATCTCCATGAGCGCCATCGCCACCAATGGCGTGGTTCCAG CTGGGGGCTCCTATTTCATGATCTCCCGCTCACTGGGACCAGAATTTGGAGGTGCTGTGGGCCTGTGCTTCTATCTGGGAACAACATTTGCAGCGGCCATGTACATCCTGGGGGCCATTGAGATCTTGCTG ACCTACATTGCCCCACCGGCCGCCATTTTTTACCCAACAGGCACTCACGACACATCGAGTGCCACCTTGAACAATATGCGGGTGTATGGGACCATTTTTCTGACCTTCATGACACTGGTGGTGTTTGTTGGTGTCAAGTATGTAAACAAATTTGCCTCGCTCTTCCTGGCCTGTGTGATCATCTCCATCCTCTCCATCTACGCTGGTGGCATCAAGTCTATTTTTGACCCTCCTGTGTTTCC GGTATGCATGCTGGGCAACAGGACCCTGTCCCGGGACCAGTTTGACGTCTGTGCCAAGACAGCCATGGTAGACAATGAGACAGTGGCCACCCAGCTATGGACCCTCTTCTGCCACAGCCCCAACCTCACCACTGACTCCTGTGACCCCTACTTCCTGCTCAACAATGTGACCGAGATCCCTGGCATCCCTGGTGCAGCTGCCGGCGTGCTCCAGG AAAACCTGTGGAGCGCCTACCTGGAGAAGGGTGAGGTCGTGGAGAAGCACGGGCTGCCCTCCACAGATGCCCTTGGCCTGAAGGAGAGCCTGTCCCTGTATGTGATGGCTGACATCGCCACATCCTTCACCGTGCTGGTGGGCATCTTCTTCCCTTCTGTAACAG GCATTATGGCTGGCTCAAACCGTTCCGGGGACCTCCGTGATGCCCAGAAGTCCATTCCGGTGGGGACCATTCTGGCCATCGTTACAACTTCCCTTGTGT ACTTCAGCAGTGTGGTTCTCTTTGGCGCCTGCATCGAGGGTGTGGTACTCCGAGACAA GTATGGTGACGGCGTCAGTAGGAACCTGGTGGTGGGCACATTGGCCTGGCCTTCGCCCTGGGTCATCGTCATCGGCTCCTTCTTCTCAACTTGTGGTGCTGGCCTACAGAGCCTCACTGGGGCGCCACGCCTGTTGCAAGCCATTGCCAAAGACAACATTATCCCCTTCCTCCGG GTGTTTGGTCATGGGAAGGCAAATGGTGAACCAACGTGGGCACTCCTCCTGACGGCACTTATCGCTGAGCTGGGCATCCTCATTGCCTCCCTTGACATGGTGGCCCCCATTCTATCCAT GTTCTTTCTGATGTGTTACCTGTTTGTGAACCTGGCCTGTGCTGTGCAGACACTCCTGAGGACCCCCAACTGGCGACCCCGGTTCAAGTACTATCACTG GGCATTGTCCTTCCTGGGCATGAGCCTCTGCCTGGCCCTTATGTTTGTCTCCTCCTGGTACTACGCCCTGGTCGCCATGCTCATCGCGGGCATGATCTACAAGTACATTGAGTACCAAGG GGCTGAGAAGGAGTGGGGTGACGGGATCCGAGGCCTGTCCCTGAGCGCTGCCCGCTATGCACTATTGCGGCTAGAGGAGGGGCCTCCACACACCAAGAACTGGCG GCCTcagctgctggtgctgctgaAGCTAGACGAGGACCTTCACGTGAAGTACCCACGGCTCCTCACCTTTGCCTCTCAGCTTAAGGCCGGCAAGGGCCTGACCATCGTTGGTTCTGTCATCCAAGGCAGCTTCTTGGAGAGCTATGGCGAGGCCCAGGCCGCTGAGCAG ACAATCAAGAACATGATGGAGATTGAGAAAGTGAAAGGCTTCTGCCAGGTGGTGGTAGCCAGCAAGGTGCGTGAGGGGCTGGCCCACCTTATCCAGTCTTGCGGCCTGGGCGGCATGAGGCATAACTCCGTGGTgctgggctggccctatggctggCGACAGAGTGAAGACCCACGTGCCTGGAAGACCTTTATCG ACACCGTGCGCTGCACCACAGCCGCCCACCTGGCCCTGCTTGTGCCCAAGAACATTGCCTTCTACCCGAGCAACCATGAGCGCTACCTGGAGGGCCACATCGACGTGTGGTGGATTGTACATGATGGTGGCATGCTCATGCTTTTGCCCTTCCTGCTGCGCCAGCACAAG GTTTGGAGGAAGTGCCGGATGCGGATCTTCACGGTGGCCCAGATGGACGACAACAGCATCCAGATGAAGAAAGATCTAGCTGTGTTTCTGTACCACCTACGCCTTGAGGCAGAGGTGGAAGTGGTAGAGATG CATAATAGTGACATCTCTGCATATACCTACGAGCGGACACTGATGATGGAGCAGCGGTCCCAGATGCTGCGGCAGATGAGGCTGACCAAGACTGAGCGGGAGCGAGAA GCCCAGCTAGTCAAGGATCGGCACTCAGCCCTTCGGCTGGAGAGCCTGTACTCGGACGAGGAGGATGAGTCTGCAGCTGGGGCTGACAAGATCCAGATGACATGGACACGGGACAAGTACATGGCAGCTGAGCCCTGGAACCCCAGCCACGCCCCTGACAACTTCCGGGAGCTGGTGCATATTAAGCC GGACCAATCCAATGTGCGGCGCATGCACACCGCTGTGAAGCTCAATGAAGTCATTGTCACACGCTCCCACGACGCCCGCCTGGTCCTACTGAACATGCCTGGTCCACCCAAGAACAGCGAGGGTGATGAGAACT ACATGGAATTCCTGGAGGTGCTGACCGAGGGCCTCGAGCGGGTGCTGTTGGTGCGTGGCGGTGGCCGTGAAGTCATCACCATCTACTCCTGA
- the SLC12A4 gene encoding solute carrier family 12 member 4 isoform X2 — MPHFTVVPVDGPRRGDYDNLEGLSWVDYGERAEREDSDGHGNHKENSPFLCPVEASRGSDYYDRNLALFEEELDIRPKVSSLLGKLVSYTNLTQGAKEHEEAESGEGTRRRVAKAPSMGTLMGVYLPCLQNIFGVILFLRLTWMVGTAGVLQALLIVLICCCCTLLTAISMSAIATNGVVPAGGSYFMISRSLGPEFGGAVGLCFYLGTTFAAAMYILGAIEILLTYIAPPAAIFYPTGTHDTSSATLNNMRVYGTIFLTFMTLVVFVGVKYVNKFASLFLACVIISILSIYAGGIKSIFDPPVFPVCMLGNRTLSRDQFDVCAKTAMVDNETVATQLWTLFCHSPNLTTDSCDPYFLLNNVTEIPGIPGAAAGVLQENLWSAYLEKGEVVEKHGLPSTDALGLKESLSLYVMADIATSFTVLVGIFFPSVTGIMAGSNRSGDLRDAQKSIPVGTILAIVTTSLVYFSSVVLFGACIEGVVLRDKFFLMCYLFVNLACAVQTLLRTPNWRPRFKYYHWALSFLGMSLCLALMFVSSWYYALVAMLIAGMIYKYIEYQGAEKEWGDGIRGLSLSAARYALLRLEEGPPHTKNWRPQLLVLLKLDEDLHVKYPRLLTFASQLKAGKGLTIVGSVIQGSFLESYGEAQAAEQTIKNMMEIEKVKGFCQVVVASKVREGLAHLIQSCGLGGMRHNSVVLGWPYGWRQSEDPRAWKTFIDTVRCTTAAHLALLVPKNIAFYPSNHERYLEGHIDVWWIVHDGGMLMLLPFLLRQHKVWRKCRMRIFTVAQMDDNSIQMKKDLAVFLYHLRLEAEVEVVEMHNSDISAYTYERTLMMEQRSQMLRQMRLTKTEREREAQLVKDRHSALRLESLYSDEEDESAAGADKIQMTWTRDKYMAAEPWNPSHAPDNFRELVHIKPDQSNVRRMHTAVKLNEVIVTRSHDARLVLLNMPGPPKNSEGDENYMEFLEVLTEGLERVLLVRGGGREVITIYS; from the exons ATGCCTCACTTCACCGTGGTGCCGGTGGACGGGCCGCGGCGCGGCGACTATGACAACCTCGAGGGGCTCAGTTGGGTGGACTACGGAGAGCGCGCCGAGCGGGAGGACTCGGACG gaCATGGCAACCACAAAGAGAACAgtcctttcctttgtcctgtgGAGGCTTCCAGAGGAAGTGACTACTATGACAGGAACCTGGCACTATTTGAG GAAGAGCTGGACATCCGCCCAAAGGTATCATCTCTTCTGGGCAAGCTCGTCAGCTACACCAACCTCACACAGGGTGCCAAGGAGCATGAGGAGGCTGAAAGTGGGGAGGGCACCCGCCGAAGAGTAGCCAAG GCGCCCAGCATGGGCACCCTCATGGGAGTGTACCTGCCCTGCCTGCAGAATATCTTCGGGGTTATCCTCTTCCTGCGGCTGACCTGGATGGTGGGCACGGCTGGTGTGCTGCAGGCCCTCCTCATTGTGCTCATCTGCTGCTGCTGT ACCCTGCTGACGGCCATCTCCATGAGCGCCATCGCCACCAATGGCGTGGTTCCAG CTGGGGGCTCCTATTTCATGATCTCCCGCTCACTGGGACCAGAATTTGGAGGTGCTGTGGGCCTGTGCTTCTATCTGGGAACAACATTTGCAGCGGCCATGTACATCCTGGGGGCCATTGAGATCTTGCTG ACCTACATTGCCCCACCGGCCGCCATTTTTTACCCAACAGGCACTCACGACACATCGAGTGCCACCTTGAACAATATGCGGGTGTATGGGACCATTTTTCTGACCTTCATGACACTGGTGGTGTTTGTTGGTGTCAAGTATGTAAACAAATTTGCCTCGCTCTTCCTGGCCTGTGTGATCATCTCCATCCTCTCCATCTACGCTGGTGGCATCAAGTCTATTTTTGACCCTCCTGTGTTTCC GGTATGCATGCTGGGCAACAGGACCCTGTCCCGGGACCAGTTTGACGTCTGTGCCAAGACAGCCATGGTAGACAATGAGACAGTGGCCACCCAGCTATGGACCCTCTTCTGCCACAGCCCCAACCTCACCACTGACTCCTGTGACCCCTACTTCCTGCTCAACAATGTGACCGAGATCCCTGGCATCCCTGGTGCAGCTGCCGGCGTGCTCCAGG AAAACCTGTGGAGCGCCTACCTGGAGAAGGGTGAGGTCGTGGAGAAGCACGGGCTGCCCTCCACAGATGCCCTTGGCCTGAAGGAGAGCCTGTCCCTGTATGTGATGGCTGACATCGCCACATCCTTCACCGTGCTGGTGGGCATCTTCTTCCCTTCTGTAACAG GCATTATGGCTGGCTCAAACCGTTCCGGGGACCTCCGTGATGCCCAGAAGTCCATTCCGGTGGGGACCATTCTGGCCATCGTTACAACTTCCCTTGTGT ACTTCAGCAGTGTGGTTCTCTTTGGCGCCTGCATCGAGGGTGTGGTACTCCGAGACAA GTTCTTTCTGATGTGTTACCTGTTTGTGAACCTGGCCTGTGCTGTGCAGACACTCCTGAGGACCCCCAACTGGCGACCCCGGTTCAAGTACTATCACTG GGCATTGTCCTTCCTGGGCATGAGCCTCTGCCTGGCCCTTATGTTTGTCTCCTCCTGGTACTACGCCCTGGTCGCCATGCTCATCGCGGGCATGATCTACAAGTACATTGAGTACCAAGG GGCTGAGAAGGAGTGGGGTGACGGGATCCGAGGCCTGTCCCTGAGCGCTGCCCGCTATGCACTATTGCGGCTAGAGGAGGGGCCTCCACACACCAAGAACTGGCG GCCTcagctgctggtgctgctgaAGCTAGACGAGGACCTTCACGTGAAGTACCCACGGCTCCTCACCTTTGCCTCTCAGCTTAAGGCCGGCAAGGGCCTGACCATCGTTGGTTCTGTCATCCAAGGCAGCTTCTTGGAGAGCTATGGCGAGGCCCAGGCCGCTGAGCAG ACAATCAAGAACATGATGGAGATTGAGAAAGTGAAAGGCTTCTGCCAGGTGGTGGTAGCCAGCAAGGTGCGTGAGGGGCTGGCCCACCTTATCCAGTCTTGCGGCCTGGGCGGCATGAGGCATAACTCCGTGGTgctgggctggccctatggctggCGACAGAGTGAAGACCCACGTGCCTGGAAGACCTTTATCG ACACCGTGCGCTGCACCACAGCCGCCCACCTGGCCCTGCTTGTGCCCAAGAACATTGCCTTCTACCCGAGCAACCATGAGCGCTACCTGGAGGGCCACATCGACGTGTGGTGGATTGTACATGATGGTGGCATGCTCATGCTTTTGCCCTTCCTGCTGCGCCAGCACAAG GTTTGGAGGAAGTGCCGGATGCGGATCTTCACGGTGGCCCAGATGGACGACAACAGCATCCAGATGAAGAAAGATCTAGCTGTGTTTCTGTACCACCTACGCCTTGAGGCAGAGGTGGAAGTGGTAGAGATG CATAATAGTGACATCTCTGCATATACCTACGAGCGGACACTGATGATGGAGCAGCGGTCCCAGATGCTGCGGCAGATGAGGCTGACCAAGACTGAGCGGGAGCGAGAA GCCCAGCTAGTCAAGGATCGGCACTCAGCCCTTCGGCTGGAGAGCCTGTACTCGGACGAGGAGGATGAGTCTGCAGCTGGGGCTGACAAGATCCAGATGACATGGACACGGGACAAGTACATGGCAGCTGAGCCCTGGAACCCCAGCCACGCCCCTGACAACTTCCGGGAGCTGGTGCATATTAAGCC GGACCAATCCAATGTGCGGCGCATGCACACCGCTGTGAAGCTCAATGAAGTCATTGTCACACGCTCCCACGACGCCCGCCTGGTCCTACTGAACATGCCTGGTCCACCCAAGAACAGCGAGGGTGATGAGAACT ACATGGAATTCCTGGAGGTGCTGACCGAGGGCCTCGAGCGGGTGCTGTTGGTGCGTGGCGGTGGCCGTGAAGTCATCACCATCTACTCCTGA